In a genomic window of Cerasicoccus sp. TK19100:
- a CDS encoding bifunctional serine/threonine-protein kinase/formylglycine-generating enzyme family protein encodes MNATAKLTNGLTVFDRYRLKRLLGRGGMGVVWLAHDIELEKDIALKFLTENLLFDSAAIKDLKKETRRGMELAHPNIIRVYGFFSGDDRAAVAMEYVEGNNLSTLRDTRHGSYFEVAEIASLTMELCSALHYAHSNAEIVHRDLKPANLMVDQKNRLKVADFGISSSLNDAHTRLTGTMGLRGTMLYMGPQQLMGQRPCISHDIYGLGATLFDLLTGKPVFYTGDISLQIRESMPPSIQERRTELEIIGEEIPPAWEDTIAACLAKDAADRPSSAAEVINRLCLTEGLANSATPFPMPMSGAYSSGPAAPTIRDAGDSIELSGRNYRHPPTAQTTVKEPTDSANTQQPVTIQQRQSPLSGLVLVLLVLCSVAGGGAIAYLAFHQGSHEATIKANASPLANNANLTAGPGPSGLNARPTPGGQYPGPPNFDTMGEGPPSPNFGPGQTINTGMHRGVPEGIISTGITNRAGPDIVEAPRRGYDFKLQNTGMVFRWAPPFRFQIGSPAHRVGDSVNDSSTLVDFTQGFWICQHEVTQHEYEKFMGMNPSENVHGKHPVENVSWSEAMAFCAKLNEVYASQIPEGYTFSLPTQAQFEYASLGAVNGYYGQQGRFERFAWNSVNSEMRSHPVGELEPNEFQLYDTVGNVSEWTLDWYGPLPGGEVKDFAGPETGEAKVVRGGNYTQGGSDLRVSVRESYPPETKDPRIGFRVALIPITFHNSPEN; translated from the coding sequence ATGAATGCCACGGCTAAGCTCACTAACGGCCTGACGGTTTTTGACAGGTATCGTTTAAAACGCCTCTTGGGACGAGGCGGAATGGGTGTGGTTTGGCTGGCGCACGACATTGAGCTGGAGAAAGATATTGCGCTCAAATTTCTCACCGAAAACCTGCTTTTCGACAGTGCGGCGATTAAAGACCTGAAGAAGGAAACCCGCCGTGGCATGGAGCTCGCGCACCCGAATATCATCCGGGTTTACGGGTTTTTCTCCGGTGATGACCGTGCAGCGGTCGCCATGGAATACGTGGAGGGGAACAACCTCTCCACTCTGCGCGATACCCGGCATGGTAGCTATTTTGAAGTGGCAGAAATCGCCTCTTTGACGATGGAGCTTTGTTCGGCGCTTCATTATGCGCACTCGAATGCGGAGATCGTCCACCGCGACCTGAAGCCGGCCAATTTGATGGTCGACCAAAAGAACCGCCTCAAGGTGGCGGACTTCGGCATTTCCTCGAGTCTGAATGACGCCCATACCCGGCTAACGGGCACGATGGGGCTGCGCGGCACCATGCTTTACATGGGCCCGCAGCAGCTCATGGGGCAGCGCCCTTGTATTTCCCACGATATTTACGGGCTGGGGGCGACGCTGTTTGATTTGCTCACGGGCAAACCGGTTTTCTACACGGGCGACATCAGCCTGCAAATTCGCGAGAGCATGCCGCCAAGTATTCAGGAGCGGCGCACCGAATTAGAAATCATCGGTGAGGAAATCCCGCCAGCATGGGAGGACACTATCGCGGCCTGTCTGGCGAAGGACGCTGCCGATCGCCCCAGCTCGGCGGCGGAAGTCATTAATCGACTTTGCCTGACTGAAGGGCTGGCCAACAGTGCCACGCCTTTTCCCATGCCGATGAGCGGGGCGTATTCGTCTGGGCCAGCGGCGCCGACGATCCGTGATGCGGGGGACTCGATTGAACTTAGTGGCCGTAATTACCGCCACCCGCCGACAGCGCAAACAACGGTAAAAGAGCCAACGGATTCCGCAAACACTCAGCAGCCGGTCACGATCCAGCAGCGGCAGTCGCCATTGTCTGGGCTGGTTTTGGTGCTACTGGTGCTTTGCAGCGTGGCGGGTGGCGGCGCTATCGCCTATCTCGCGTTTCATCAGGGGAGTCATGAAGCCACGATTAAGGCTAATGCGTCACCCTTGGCCAACAACGCAAACCTGACCGCGGGCCCAGGGCCATCAGGTTTGAATGCGCGGCCGACGCCGGGTGGACAGTATCCCGGTCCGCCCAACTTTGACACCATGGGTGAGGGTCCGCCATCCCCCAACTTTGGCCCCGGCCAGACGATTAACACCGGTATGCATCGTGGTGTGCCTGAGGGCATTATTTCCACGGGTATTACCAATCGCGCGGGGCCGGATATCGTAGAGGCCCCACGCCGCGGTTATGATTTCAAATTGCAGAATACCGGCATGGTGTTTCGCTGGGCACCGCCATTTCGTTTTCAGATTGGATCACCTGCGCATCGTGTAGGGGATTCCGTGAATGACAGCTCCACGCTGGTCGACTTCACCCAAGGGTTCTGGATCTGCCAGCATGAGGTGACGCAGCATGAATATGAAAAATTCATGGGCATGAACCCCAGCGAAAACGTCCATGGCAAGCACCCCGTGGAAAATGTTTCCTGGAGCGAGGCTATGGCGTTTTGCGCGAAATTGAACGAGGTTTATGCGAGCCAAATTCCGGAGGGCTATACGTTTTCCCTGCCGACTCAGGCTCAGTTCGAATACGCATCCCTTGGTGCCGTGAATGGCTACTACGGACAGCAGGGCAGATTTGAAAGATTTGCTTGGAACTCCGTTAATTCTGAGATGCGCTCGCATCCGGTGGGCGAACTGGAGCCGAACGAGTTTCAGTTATATGACACCGTGGGCAATGTTTCCGAGTGGACGCTGGACTGGTATGGCCCGTTGCCTGGGGGCGAGGTTAAAGACTTTGCTGGCCCGGAAACCGGCGAGGCCAAAGTCGTCCGTGGTGGAAATTATACGCAGGGTGGTTCCGACTTACGTGTGAGTGTTCGCGAAAGTTACCCACCGGAAACAAAGGACCCGCGCATCGGCTTTCGCGTTGCACTGATACCGATTACTTTCCACAATTCGCCCGAAAATTAA
- a CDS encoding carbohydrate ABC transporter permease → MSQQNSKIGEAIKVSYLIFVLFFAFVPLFVMLVVSFKSNEQYLANPWFFDSPADWKWGNWAYAWDTVSGYIANSIFVSVSGTAITLVIVLCASYAIARYNFPGKNLIFYLVMATMFLPGTVAALVTLFDLLRQLNLINSLWALVVMAAVGGQVTGVFILRNFIEDIPKELFESAQLDGAGHLQQIWHIVLPLSASIISVTCIMDFLASWNNVILPLLLLRDNELLTIPVGLYRLDGEYVKQYGQLMAGFAISSVPLLILFLFSMKLFVKGLSAGAVKG, encoded by the coding sequence ATGTCGCAACAAAACAGCAAAATAGGCGAAGCAATTAAGGTCAGTTATCTGATCTTCGTGCTGTTCTTTGCGTTCGTGCCGCTGTTCGTGATGCTCGTTGTCAGCTTCAAAAGCAACGAACAGTATCTGGCCAATCCCTGGTTCTTCGACTCTCCCGCCGATTGGAAATGGGGTAACTGGGCCTATGCTTGGGACACCGTCAGCGGCTATATCGCCAACTCGATCTTCGTCTCCGTCAGCGGCACCGCGATCACCTTGGTTATCGTTTTGTGCGCGAGTTACGCCATCGCGCGGTATAACTTCCCGGGGAAGAACCTTATCTTCTATCTCGTCATGGCAACGATGTTCCTGCCCGGCACGGTTGCTGCGCTGGTGACCTTGTTCGACCTGCTCCGGCAATTGAATTTAATCAATAGCCTCTGGGCTCTGGTGGTGATGGCCGCTGTCGGTGGGCAGGTGACGGGTGTCTTCATCCTGCGTAACTTTATTGAAGACATACCGAAGGAGCTATTTGAGTCCGCGCAGCTTGACGGGGCAGGGCACCTACAGCAAATCTGGCACATTGTGCTGCCGCTTTCGGCCTCGATTATTTCCGTTACCTGCATCATGGACTTTCTGGCCTCGTGGAACAACGTCATCTTGCCGCTCTTGCTTCTTCGTGACAACGAGCTGCTGACGATCCCCGTTGGTCTGTATCGCCTCGACGGCGAATACGTGAAGCAATACGGTCAACTCATGGCGGGCTTTGCGATCTCCTCAGTGCCGCTACTCATTCTCTTCTTATTTTCGATGAAACTCTTTGTGAAAGGTCTCTCCGCAGGCGCGGTGAAAGGATAA
- a CDS encoding prepilin-type N-terminal cleavage/methylation domain-containing protein → MKLPYRTPRQGFTLVELLTVIAIVAILATILIPAVGKVRHAAKTSECQSTLRNWGSLLQVYAQENDFRMPNPWLPKQASEELDDNLPWTASLVNNGYITKDETYNMMVCPNTDCLAGEGTVCYAMNKNLVTRWDQQYWYHNKLINPTDTVMLGDVGINENWGFGGKGSGGTTLAHPDEATRPVDTLGFREANNTANILFADGHVEGLTIDEVTLKMFHPF, encoded by the coding sequence ATGAAACTCCCCTATCGTACCCCCCGACAGGGTTTTACCTTGGTAGAACTCCTGACAGTTATCGCCATCGTCGCCATTTTGGCCACGATCCTCATACCCGCAGTCGGCAAAGTCCGACATGCCGCCAAAACCAGTGAGTGCCAATCAACACTTCGCAACTGGGGAAGCTTACTCCAGGTTTATGCGCAGGAAAATGATTTCCGCATGCCAAACCCATGGTTGCCCAAACAAGCGAGTGAAGAGTTGGACGACAACCTGCCCTGGACAGCTAGCTTGGTAAATAATGGCTACATCACAAAGGACGAAACTTATAACATGATGGTTTGCCCAAATACCGACTGCCTTGCTGGGGAAGGCACGGTCTGCTATGCAATGAACAAAAACCTGGTGACCAGATGGGATCAGCAATATTGGTATCATAACAAGCTGATAAACCCAACCGACACGGTCATGCTTGGCGATGTTGGCATCAATGAAAACTGGGGTTTCGGAGGCAAAGGTAGTGGTGGCACCACACTGGCCCACCCCGACGAAGCAACCCGACCGGTTGACACGCTTGGATTTCGCGAGGCCAACAACACCGCAAACATTCTTTTTGCCGACGGCCACGTGGAGGGCCTGACCATTGATGAGGTGACACTCAAAATGTTTCACCCCTTCTAA
- a CDS encoding ParA family protein, with protein MPTKVFSIANQKGGVGKTTTAINLAVGLARRKVPTLLIDLDAQANATSGLGFEKEPGGSLYDALHGEGEAMDKIQETRDKNLWMIPSEVDLSAIEVELGQKEDYLMQLKNVLEPVKQSGQFSAIILDCPPALGMISMNSLTAADYLLVALQCEYLALEGLGQILSVVDQLREAEVNPDLSVGGILMTMYDSRTKLSKEIVDEVRNYRPDLLFKTIIPRTVRLSEAPSFGKSIFEYARLNPGAFAYGKFAKEVIERFGLEKNG; from the coding sequence ATGCCGACCAAGGTCTTCTCTATCGCCAATCAAAAAGGCGGCGTGGGCAAAACCACGACCGCGATCAACCTCGCCGTGGGCTTGGCCCGCCGCAAGGTGCCTACCCTCCTGATCGATCTCGACGCCCAGGCCAACGCAACCAGCGGCCTCGGATTCGAAAAAGAGCCCGGCGGCAGCCTCTACGACGCCCTTCATGGCGAAGGTGAGGCCATGGACAAGATTCAGGAGACCCGCGATAAGAATCTGTGGATGATCCCCTCGGAAGTCGACTTGTCCGCGATCGAGGTGGAGCTTGGCCAAAAAGAAGACTACCTGATGCAGCTCAAAAACGTGCTGGAGCCCGTCAAGCAAAGTGGCCAGTTCTCCGCGATCATTCTGGATTGCCCCCCTGCCCTCGGCATGATCTCGATGAACAGCCTGACCGCGGCGGACTACCTGCTCGTCGCTCTGCAGTGCGAATACCTCGCACTCGAAGGCCTGGGCCAAATCCTAAGCGTGGTCGACCAGCTCCGCGAAGCTGAGGTGAACCCCGATCTATCTGTCGGTGGCATCCTGATGACGATGTATGACTCCCGCACCAAGCTTTCCAAGGAAATCGTCGATGAGGTCCGCAACTACCGCCCAGACCTCCTTTTCAAGACGATCATCCCGCGCACGGTCCGCCTGTCAGAGGCACCCAGCTTCGGTAAATCCATTTTCGAATACGCCCGGCTCAACCCCGGTGCCTTCGCCTACGGCAAGTTCGCCAAGGAAGTCATCGAGCGCTTCGGACTGGAAAAGAACGGGTAA
- a CDS encoding aldo/keto reductase yields the protein MSYSPSENRYKNNPANWFRYCGNSGLKLPAVSMGAWHNFGAPGTDSLHSGDEATIHANCQQMLFTSFDLGITHFDLANNYGPPPGSAEERCGKIIREDFANHRDELIISSKAGYHMWDGPYGDGGSRKYIISSCDQSLKRLQLDYVDIFYHHRPDNETPLEETLAALDYLVQSGRALYTGFSNYYAPEHARQVVETCRRNGWTVPIIHQFSYSMLNREGRDALLKTNAADGVGTMIFSPLAGGLLTGKYLQDIPEDSRIGSQSVFLNADRITPELQQKLRALNEVASERGQTLAQLALAWVLRHPETTSVLIGASRPKQITDCAKALDAGPLSDEELAKIDSILS from the coding sequence ATGTCGTATTCCCCCTCTGAAAATCGCTACAAGAACAACCCCGCCAACTGGTTTCGCTACTGCGGCAACTCCGGCTTGAAACTACCCGCGGTCAGCATGGGTGCCTGGCACAACTTCGGCGCGCCGGGTACCGACTCCCTCCACAGCGGTGACGAGGCGACCATCCACGCGAATTGCCAACAAATGCTTTTTACCTCCTTCGATCTGGGCATCACCCACTTCGACTTGGCCAACAACTACGGCCCTCCCCCCGGCTCAGCCGAAGAACGCTGCGGTAAAATTATCCGCGAGGACTTTGCCAATCACCGCGACGAACTCATCATCTCGTCGAAGGCCGGCTACCACATGTGGGATGGCCCCTATGGCGACGGCGGTTCGCGCAAATACATCATCAGCTCCTGCGACCAGTCACTCAAGCGCCTGCAGCTTGATTATGTGGACATCTTTTATCACCACCGCCCGGATAACGAGACCCCGCTGGAGGAAACCCTGGCCGCGCTCGACTATCTCGTCCAAAGCGGACGTGCACTCTACACGGGTTTTTCCAACTACTATGCGCCGGAGCATGCCCGGCAAGTCGTGGAAACCTGTCGCCGCAATGGCTGGACGGTGCCCATCATCCACCAGTTCAGCTACAGTATGCTCAATCGCGAGGGGCGCGACGCATTACTTAAAACCAACGCTGCTGATGGCGTCGGCACAATGATATTTAGTCCGCTTGCAGGTGGCCTTCTGACTGGGAAGTACCTGCAGGACATCCCGGAGGATTCCCGCATCGGCAGCCAAAGCGTTTTCCTGAACGCCGACCGCATCACCCCCGAACTCCAGCAGAAGCTCCGCGCCCTCAATGAAGTCGCCTCCGAGCGCGGGCAAACCCTCGCACAACTCGCGTTAGCGTGGGTGCTTCGCCACCCGGAAACCACCAGCGTCTTGATCGGTGCCAGCCGCCCCAAGCAGATTACAGACTGCGCCAAAGCACTGGACGCAGGCCCTCTGAGCGACGAAGAATTGGCGAAAATCGATTCCATTTTGAGCTAA
- a CDS encoding tetratricopeptide repeat protein, whose product MIIEVITAFTLIFSGCDAQDRSGDGELSAYEKGLDALEMFDFGEAYDQLSIAQPELSPSDEKWLDATYAYALASWHRPPPRAETIDQAEGLFNELLAADISDDWKTRVKLSLARIYEVNDYPGDVVDLDKARALYRDVMETHPTGEFGYQSSLRLAQTYIQQLDTSSILEGIKIIQEQIERDPDSNWANIAYQYLGDTYYFGMEDPSKALEYYLIAEELGFSNDASTHFFLWRMAEWANELGEEREAVRLWTRIVNEFPRSPYGTLSRDYVRAYVKKHPDSGITPPELQTW is encoded by the coding sequence GTGATCATAGAAGTGATTACGGCATTTACGCTCATCTTTAGCGGTTGTGACGCTCAAGATCGGTCGGGTGATGGAGAACTCTCAGCCTACGAAAAAGGCCTGGACGCGCTGGAGATGTTTGATTTCGGCGAGGCTTATGATCAGCTCTCCATCGCACAACCCGAGCTCTCGCCTTCGGATGAAAAATGGCTTGATGCGACATATGCCTACGCTTTGGCAAGCTGGCATCGCCCACCGCCTCGCGCTGAGACGATCGACCAAGCAGAAGGTTTGTTCAATGAGCTGCTGGCGGCAGATATTTCCGACGATTGGAAGACACGCGTTAAGCTTTCGCTGGCGCGTATCTATGAGGTGAATGATTACCCCGGCGATGTTGTTGACTTGGACAAGGCTCGCGCCCTTTACCGCGATGTAATGGAAACCCATCCCACCGGGGAGTTCGGTTACCAGTCCTCGCTGCGATTGGCGCAGACTTACATCCAGCAACTGGATACGTCTTCTATTCTAGAAGGTATCAAAATCATCCAAGAGCAGATTGAGCGTGATCCGGACTCCAACTGGGCGAACATCGCCTATCAGTATTTGGGTGATACCTATTATTTTGGCATGGAAGATCCGAGCAAGGCGCTGGAGTATTATCTCATTGCGGAAGAACTCGGATTCTCCAATGACGCGTCGACGCACTTTTTCCTTTGGCGTATGGCCGAATGGGCTAATGAATTAGGGGAGGAGCGCGAAGCAGTCCGCCTGTGGACACGTATTGTTAACGAGTTTCCCCGCAGCCCGTATGGCACACTTTCACGCGATTATGTTCGCGCATACGTGAAAAAACACCCGGATAGCGGTATTACTCCTCCTGAACTGCAGACCTGGTAG
- a CDS encoding Gfo/Idh/MocA family protein — protein MSTEKTVRLGIIGLGTMGNIHARNILEGRASGLTLAAIADADEARLSVFSESVAKFTDSTTMMDSGQVEAVLIATPHFSHTPLGIAALERNLHVLVEKPISVHKADCEKLIRAHTNPDLVFGAVFNQRCTPHYRKLRELIQSGQLGEIQRVNWTITDWYRTDTYYRMGSWRATWKGEGGGVLLNQCPHNLDLLQWLFGMPKKLTAICQFGRHHDIEVEDDVTAMLEFANGATGVFVTSTGEAPGVNRLEVACDRGLIIIEGEKFQFTRTEKLVSEHLRQSTHGFDRPEKWHIDIPHQAGANGHVAILTNFANAILHGEPLIAPAAEGIHSVELANAMLYSTFKSQPVVLPLDGQAYEAELVARY, from the coding sequence ATGAGCACAGAAAAGACAGTTCGACTCGGCATCATCGGCCTTGGCACGATGGGCAACATTCACGCCAGAAACATCCTCGAAGGACGAGCGTCCGGCCTGACGCTGGCCGCCATTGCCGACGCGGATGAGGCCCGCCTCAGCGTATTTTCGGAATCGGTGGCGAAGTTCACTGATTCCACCACAATGATGGACTCCGGCCAGGTGGAAGCGGTGCTTATCGCGACGCCGCACTTCAGCCACACTCCCCTGGGAATTGCGGCGCTCGAGCGCAATTTGCACGTGCTGGTGGAGAAGCCTATTTCAGTCCACAAGGCCGATTGCGAGAAACTGATCCGCGCCCACACCAACCCTGATCTGGTCTTTGGCGCGGTCTTCAACCAACGCTGCACGCCACACTACCGAAAGCTGCGCGAGCTGATCCAAAGTGGTCAGCTGGGCGAGATACAACGCGTCAACTGGACCATCACCGACTGGTACCGCACCGACACCTACTACCGCATGGGTAGCTGGCGCGCCACTTGGAAAGGCGAAGGCGGCGGCGTGCTGCTCAACCAATGCCCGCACAACCTGGACTTGCTACAATGGCTGTTTGGCATGCCGAAAAAGCTCACCGCCATCTGCCAGTTTGGCCGCCATCATGACATTGAGGTGGAAGACGACGTGACTGCGATGCTGGAGTTCGCCAACGGGGCCACCGGTGTCTTTGTCACCAGCACGGGAGAGGCTCCCGGAGTCAACCGACTCGAAGTGGCCTGCGATCGCGGGCTGATCATCATTGAGGGCGAGAAGTTTCAGTTCACCCGAACCGAGAAACTCGTCTCCGAGCACTTGCGCCAGTCCACTCACGGCTTTGATCGCCCGGAAAAATGGCACATCGATATACCGCATCAGGCCGGTGCAAACGGCCATGTCGCCATCCTCACCAATTTCGCCAATGCGATTCTCCACGGCGAGCCGCTCATTGCGCCAGCCGCGGAAGGCATCCACTCGGTGGAGCTCGCCAATGCGATGCTTTACTCCACCTTCAAGAGCCAGCCGGTCGTCCTGCCACTGGATGGGCAAGCCTACGAAGCAGAGCTGGTCGCACGCTATTAG
- a CDS encoding carbohydrate ABC transporter permease: MATNLKATKGSPSKGLFPKGKLYLALYLLCFPTTVSLLIFSYYPKIDVVFMSFFRWKPPVVQEFIGLRNFLEAFSDPQFWDSFKLVGILLAANMVKLWPGILAAIALHRLMNDKLRYIFQVCFVVPMIIPAMVWLLIWKSFYDPDFGLLNRFLNATGGMSVLNWMDTAMPKVASVLSPVTNGFISPVFGGLGGVLVIGAMIIAFGTRQELSKSRFTDYGALLAGSIVLPLASILGLFATPATLLVPFIALIAWMYWLSKRLGNSWISWPFMMLAGTVVFWGELWRLPIALVIGIAVFEAVRSKMDYFTGRPLLNWIGLGVLAVGSFFILFGEIWTNPIGQFDMGTPAWIGNKDLVIPALLFWGFPWVGTVGVLIYLSGLQNISKDVYEAAELDGVGPLGMIFRIELPLIMTQVRINMIFMTIGTLVQYETFLILLGPDGGPGNKGMVPGLYMFSSAFSEGRFGYACALGMVLFVIILLLTIVYQKYVKVDK; this comes from the coding sequence GTGGCTACTAATTTAAAAGCGACCAAAGGCAGTCCATCCAAGGGACTCTTTCCGAAGGGAAAGCTTTACCTTGCGCTCTATTTGCTTTGCTTTCCAACGACGGTCTCCCTGCTGATCTTCAGTTACTACCCGAAGATTGACGTGGTTTTCATGTCGTTCTTCCGGTGGAAGCCCCCGGTGGTGCAGGAGTTCATTGGCCTGCGCAACTTCCTTGAGGCATTTTCCGACCCGCAGTTCTGGGATTCGTTTAAGCTGGTGGGTATCTTGCTGGCAGCAAACATGGTAAAGCTCTGGCCGGGCATTCTCGCCGCGATTGCCTTGCACCGCTTGATGAACGACAAGCTCCGCTACATCTTCCAAGTGTGCTTTGTGGTGCCCATGATCATTCCGGCCATGGTTTGGCTCCTGATCTGGAAAAGCTTCTACGATCCGGACTTTGGTCTGCTCAATCGCTTCCTCAACGCGACTGGCGGTATGAGCGTTCTGAACTGGATGGATACCGCCATGCCAAAGGTGGCCTCTGTTTTGTCACCCGTGACGAACGGTTTTATCAGCCCGGTCTTCGGAGGCTTGGGCGGTGTCTTGGTTATTGGTGCCATGATCATTGCCTTTGGCACGCGCCAAGAGTTGAGCAAATCGCGTTTCACGGATTACGGTGCTCTACTGGCCGGCAGCATTGTTTTACCGCTCGCTAGTATTCTCGGCTTGTTTGCGACACCAGCGACCTTGTTGGTCCCTTTCATCGCCCTGATTGCCTGGATGTATTGGCTCTCTAAGCGCTTGGGGAACAGCTGGATTTCCTGGCCCTTCATGATGCTTGCTGGCACGGTGGTGTTCTGGGGCGAGCTCTGGCGCCTGCCGATTGCATTGGTTATTGGCATCGCTGTCTTCGAGGCCGTGCGTTCGAAAATGGATTACTTCACTGGACGTCCGCTGCTTAATTGGATCGGCTTGGGCGTGCTGGCCGTTGGTTCATTCTTCATTTTATTTGGCGAAATCTGGACGAACCCCATTGGTCAGTTCGATATGGGCACACCTGCCTGGATCGGTAACAAGGATCTCGTGATTCCCGCATTGCTCTTCTGGGGCTTCCCATGGGTCGGCACCGTTGGTGTGTTGATTTACCTGTCCGGTCTGCAAAATATTTCCAAGGATGTTTACGAAGCTGCTGAGCTCGATGGCGTTGGCCCACTCGGCATGATTTTCCGCATCGAACTGCCGCTGATCATGACGCAGGTCCGCATCAACATGATCTTCATGACGATCGGCACGCTCGTACAGTATGAGACCTTCCTGATCTTACTCGGCCCCGATGGCGGTCCTGGCAACAAGGGGATGGTGCCCGGATTGTATATGTTCAGCTCGGCGTTCTCAGAAGGCCGTTTCGGCTACGCTTGTGCTTTGGGCATGGTGCTGTTCGTGATCATCCTGCTCTTGACGATCGTTTACCAGAAATACGTAAAGGTGGATAAATAA
- a CDS encoding HU family DNA-binding protein yields MSGNLTKRDIVLQIYEKTNFPQKEVRETVQLTLDAIADALAAGRNVELRNFGVFEVQLRKSRIGRNPNRPEKDVVIPKRAVIKFKAGKELKAHLKDLDLSKLDAEDTAE; encoded by the coding sequence ATGTCCGGGAACCTCACCAAACGGGATATCGTTCTACAAATCTACGAAAAAACCAATTTTCCGCAAAAGGAGGTTCGGGAAACTGTCCAATTGACCCTCGATGCCATTGCGGACGCACTTGCCGCCGGTCGCAACGTTGAACTGCGAAATTTCGGCGTATTTGAGGTCCAGTTGCGCAAAAGTCGCATCGGCCGCAATCCCAACCGCCCGGAGAAAGACGTCGTCATTCCCAAGCGTGCCGTGATTAAATTCAAGGCGGGCAAGGAGCTGAAGGCGCACTTGAAAGATCTAGATTTGTCCAAACTAGACGCTGAAGACACCGCTGAGTAG
- a CDS encoding glycosyl hydrolase 2 galactose-binding domain-containing protein, with amino-acid sequence MSSPPTLTPNHCLNQNWEFRQAGEKTSLQATVPGCVHTDLLSHGLIPDPFCRRNEHDLLWVEQTDWQYRTSITLTEADLAAQHVSAVDIYTVFDGVKAASGELSWQVWSVAENKLLLEESKAVKLTPGKPISGKKLDLAKQVESHSFDDLIIRTRLTAEGYEDSVNTTCLTGPKRLEFQLPKIKTKVAKASDGAFAITLSTDKIAYRVYLNLDGAIPHRLSDNFFDLFPGEEKNVTLRLFDNISVAEVRKRLTVYSYRESYLD; translated from the coding sequence ATGTCATCGCCCCCCACCCTGACACCAAACCACTGTTTAAACCAGAACTGGGAATTCCGCCAGGCTGGCGAAAAAACATCGCTCCAGGCGACCGTCCCGGGTTGCGTACATACCGATTTGCTCAGCCATGGGTTAATCCCTGATCCCTTTTGCCGTCGCAACGAGCATGACCTGCTCTGGGTCGAACAGACGGACTGGCAATATCGCACGAGCATTACGTTAACCGAGGCTGATCTGGCCGCCCAGCACGTGAGCGCCGTGGATATTTACACGGTATTCGACGGCGTCAAAGCCGCTTCCGGAGAACTCTCCTGGCAGGTCTGGTCAGTCGCCGAAAACAAATTGCTGCTGGAGGAATCCAAGGCCGTCAAGCTCACCCCCGGCAAACCCATTTCTGGCAAAAAGCTCGACCTGGCCAAGCAAGTTGAATCCCACAGTTTCGATGACTTGATCATCCGCACGCGCCTCACCGCGGAGGGTTACGAAGACAGCGTTAACACCACCTGCCTGACCGGACCCAAGCGTCTGGAATTCCAGTTACCGAAAATAAAAACCAAGGTAGCCAAAGCCAGCGACGGTGCGTTCGCCATCACATTATCCACGGATAAAATCGCCTACCGCGTCTACCTGAATCTCGACGGCGCGATTCCGCATCGCTTGAGCGACAACTTCTTCGACCTCTTCCCTGGCGAAGAAAAAAACGTCACCCTGCGACTGTTTGACAATATCTCTGTCGCCGAAGTACGAAAGAGGCTGACCGTTTACTCTTACCGCGAAAGTTATCTCGACTAA